One window from the genome of Anomalospiza imberbis isolate Cuckoo-Finch-1a 21T00152 chromosome 13, ASM3175350v1, whole genome shotgun sequence encodes:
- the FOXB1 gene encoding forkhead box protein B1: MPRPGRNTYSDQKPPYSYISLTAMAIQSSPEKMLPLSEIYKFIMDRFPYYRENTQRWQNSLRHNLSFNDCFIKIPRRPDQPGKGSFWALHPSCGDMFENGSFLRRRKRFKVVKSDHLAPSKPADAAQYLQQQAKLRLSALAATGTHLPQMSTYNLGVSQPSSFKHPFAIENIIAREYKMPGGLAFSTMQPMPAAYPLPNQLTTVGSSIGTGWPHMYSSGMIDTATPISMASSEYGAYGVPIKPLCHGGQTLPAIPVPIKPTPAAVPALPALPAPIPTILSNSPPSLSPTSSQTATSQSSPATPSETLTSPAPALHSVAVH; encoded by the coding sequence ATGCCTCGCCCGGGCAGAAACACTTACAGTGATCAGAAGCCTCCCTACTCCTACATCTCGCTGACCGCCATGGCGATCCAGAGCTCCCCGGAGAAGATGCTGCCCCTGAGTGAGATCTACAAGTTCATCATGGACCGCTTCCCCTACTACCGGGAGAACACACAGCGCTGGCAGAACTCCCTCCGCCACAACCTCTCCTTCAACGACTGCTTCATCAAGATCCCGCGCCGCCCCGACCAGCCGGGCAAGGGCAGCTTCTGGGCGCTGCACCCCAGCTGCGGGGACATGTTCGAGAACGGCAGCTTCCTGCGCCGCCGCAAGCGCTTCAAGGTGGTCAAGTCGGACCACCTGGCCCCCAGCAAGCCGGCGGACGCGGCGCAGTACCTGCAGCAGCAAGCGAAGCTGCGGCTCAGCGCCCTTGCGGCCACCGGCACCCACCTGCCCCAGATGTCCACGTACAATCTCGGCGTGTCCCAGCCCTCCAGCTTCAAGCACCCCTTCGCCATCGAGAACATCATCGCCAGAGAGTACAAGATGCCCGGGGGCCTCGCCTTTTCCACGATGCAGCCCATGCCGGCCGCCTACCCCCTCCCCAATCAATTGACTACGGTGGGCAGCTCCATTGGCACGGGCTGGCCCCACATGTACAGCTCCGGCATGATCGACACcgccacccccatctccatgGCCAGCAGCGAGTACGGCGCCTACGGCGTGCCCATCAAACCGCTCTGCCATGGGGGGCAGACTTTGCCGGCCATCCCCGTCCCCATCAAGCCTACCCCTGCCGcggtgccagccctgcccgccCTGCCCGCGCCCATCCCCACCATCCTCTCGAACTCGCCGCCCTCCCTCAGCCCCACGTCCTCGCAGACGGCCACCAGCCAAAGCAGCCCTGCCACCCCCAGCGAGACTCTCACcagcccggcgcccgccctgcaCTCCGTGGCTGTGCACTGA